GAAAGGGGTGTTTTAAATGGAGCCTCACAAGTATGGCTTGTAGGGGTCGGTTAATGGACTCGGCGGTCTGAAGAACAGCGCGGATATATCTGAGGATGTCATCATCTGTGATGTCACCACTGAGGACTCTGAGATCGTCACAGAGTCCTCGAGAGCCCTGGACCAGATGTAAGCAAAGCGGTTCCGCCTCTTGTTTAATCAACGTTTAATCTAAAAATGGTTGAAGTTGAGTCGAAGGCTTTTTATGTCAACAAACGTTGCTTCTCTTCCTCAAAAGGGACTTCGAGATCATCGAGGTCACTGAGGGCAACACGGTTACGCCGACCACCTTGACGGAGGAAGATGATCCTGCGGTGGAATCGGAAGAACTTTGCAGAAGCATGACTGACGGCCTTCCCACCAGCAGTGCCCTGCAGCTCAACAAGCCCTGCAGCCTCAGTCAGGAGGACCCCGTGAAGATGATGGACTCCATCCTGAAGGAGAGCGGGGCCATCTCGCAGAACATCAATCTCCTGGGGAAGTAAGTGGTACATGGTACATGGCCCAATGGTGCGATCTCAGGAAGCAGGAACGTGGTTGTCCTATGTCCCATAATGAGGGCACAACTACATTTTAGGGTATAGTACGGAGCAAAATGGGGACTGTTGACTGACTTTGAATGTGATGTAGATGATTGAATCCAATTTGATGTGGTGATGGTGTCCTACTGGTGAAAATCATGTAATAATAGGTATGTTATTGGATCACAAAAAAAGTAGAGATTTACACAACTCTGTTCGCATGTGAAATTCCACTGCTACTGAATTCCATGCTTTCTCCCTCTACTGGTTGTAAAATGTGAATGTGGATGGCTATTGATCATTTACTGATTGTGTAGGGTGGAGCTGATGGACTACCTTGACAGCATTGACTGTAGTCTAGAAGATTTCCAGGCCATGTTGTACGGAAAGCACTTCAGCATTGAACCTGATATCCTAGAGGTGAGTCTACCCCTATGCATCTTTTAAATTAGCCCCACTTTTCCATCCAGGAACTCTGAACAATTtggatataatataataatatgataTGGTTCCCGGAAACACATAAATGCTAAAAGTGCAAGATGTTTCGGAATTCCTGAAATGGTTCTTTCAGAGGAAATCTGCCCTATGAGCAGGGTAAAAGTTAGACATAAGCATAATGGTGATTCCCCATTCTGCAGGCAACAGATGGCCCCAAAGGAACCATTGAGCTGTTCTCCAAAGAAGGAAAGTTAGACAGTGATAATGCAGGTACACATTTTTGTTATATACTTCAAACCAAATTGCACATGTTGAATCTTTTCAACCATACCTAACCGTAACTCCCCTCATCCCAGCAGACAAGCAGCTTATCCAGTACACCACCTGTCCCCTGTTGGCCTTCCTGGATGGCTGCACACCCCTGACCCCCACTGACCCCgagacccccgcccccctcaccACTTCCACCGGCAGCCGCTTTTCGACCACATCCGCCCTCAGCACAAGCCTGCTGGACACAGACAGCCTGGTGGGGATCGGGTCCGGGACAGTCCCAGAGGACGGGCCGCCGGCCGACCTGCTGGCCGCCCCCACCGAGAGCGAAGAGAAGCGGCGCAGCACTCTCATCCGCCTGGAACCGCTGACGGAGGCCGAGGCCAGCGAGGCGACGCTCTTCTACCTGTGCGAGCTCAACCCCGAGGGGGATGAAGTAGAGAGCACTCTCCCTCTGGACCTCTGAGCAGGCACAGCATGGAGCTCGAGGCTGAGAGCTGGGACACtttgaaaacaacaaaaacaacataaaaaaaaaaagaaaaaggatggACCTTATTTGTACATATTCATCAAAATGATGATCTATTTATTTCCAAGTATCTTTTGGTACATACCGTCTACTGTTGATGGTTTCCGttcgtgcttttttttttttaagattagatgtgtgcttgttttgtttagtagttcttttttattttcccatAGGTGACACATTCTGTCAGCTATTTGCAGATGCTTTTCTTAGGGAAAGTCTGTGTCCAGTCACTCAATACATGTGCACAtgttaacacgcacacacacatgcacgtacacaaacacatacacacacagaaacacactgtagttgttttgtttgctgtCCTGTACGGAGTTTGCTGCAGTTATGTTGTCGTTTTACCATTGAAACATCTTGACTGTGGAAGGTAAATATATTGCTTACAAAAATTGCAAGTCAGAAAATATGTTAAGACATGAAAAGACAAAATGCTAACCTGTGCATTCTTATGGTCCTTAATGTACAAAGACATGGAAAGTGCCTGCATCTCCGTCATTTattatcattgttattattgctgGTATTATTGAAACCAGACCATTCAAAGTTTCTATTAGTCTGgcctttgtgtttgttggtCTTAGCGGATTGTGCAGAGACCTGTGTGACTGTTAGCTTTTTTTTGTGAGGTGGTTGTTGTCACTCTCTCAGGCTTGGCTGTAACAATAAAGGAACTGCAACTACATTTTGGCTGCGGGATTCGAGTGTCTTATTCAGGGCTGTCACGTTAAATGCACATCCAGCATATTGGAGTGGGACCAACCTCATCATTTATTCATACAGAAAATGTTTTCACTCAGCCAGAAAAAAGGTTTTAGTGAATCTTGACCATGTTGACTGTGAGGAGGGTTATAGTATAGAGGGTTGGGCGTTGTCTACCATATTGGTATATGACAATGTCTGCAGGGAAACCTTGCGAAGGACGATGACATCGGGCAGGGGGGAGAAGGGTGGGATGTCGTCTTATGGGCTTCTCCTGTAACGGTACTATAAACTATGCAGTGggattatggtgtgtgtgtgaaaggcttCGCCCCACAGTCTGTGTGGACCGGGGGAAATCACAATGCTGGGCCCAACATTGGGATGACTGCCAGCCATCGGCCCAACCTTGATAGTATATTAGGTTTTGCCTTAGATCTATTCAACAAATAGGTTGAAATGTTAATAGCATTGACAGTAAAACCATGCAGCTTACTCTCACCGACATTGGGAGATTGTGTAAATGTAAAGCCAGTGTCAATTGTAGTTAAAAATCACACTTTAATTGTATTAAGATTAATTTCAAGTTAATATAGATTGGCTCTTTTTGAACATGGAGGTCAAGTGACTAGGCTTTTGTCTTTTCAGTTTATTGAAGATAGAATACAACGCACTTAAAAGGCAAATACAACACGATTCTAGAGGAAGGAGTAGTCACGATGAGCTGACTGCAGCACTTGTGTCCGCCCACTTGCAAAAACACAAGGGCACACTCAGCAGCAGATAGGTGAGAAGCATCCTAATACTACGTAGCCCAACACAACAGGTTAGGGAGGAATTTCAGTTCCAGTGCAAAACAtttaagaacaaaaaaaaaaatgttttcaatattaaaataaaataagtcattggtaacatacacatataaccTGTGCAAGTTGCAAAATGGTTAGCACTGTGACATCTCGGTCCACAGAACCGCCTACCAAAATGTCCCATCTTGATTTTGGTGCAAGCGATAAAATAAGCACCGCAAATCGACTGAGTCTACTCATCTACGCAGTGGTCGCTGTTACATGCTAATGCCACGTCAGAGAGGTTATTCATGCTAACTTCGAAGAAATACAACAGATTGCTCTTTATAAATAAATCGAATATTAACCAAATACTCTACAAAGAGCAGTCACATTTCTATAACTTATACTGTAAAGGTAGTTTAAGAAGGAGAAAAATACTCAATCACCCAACAGACATTCTTACCATTAAATGATTCCCTTATTTTGAGAGAGAATTGTTTTAGCTAGAACTTAATCATTTCTGCCTGAGATACTAAAATACACTGTCCTCCCGTCTCCCCAAAACCCTTTTTAGCTTCATACCAAGCCTTTTACTGGAGATAACCATCAAACTTACTTAgtctgcacacaaacaacaccttGTTTTCCAAAAACCCTTAACTCCATATTTGACCTTATCTCTTGATTAAAAAAactcaaaaaaacacacaaaaaacaccgcTACACTTGATAACACATGCACTTGTTAGAAAGAGACTATGTTTGGGGTGACGGGTTAAACAGCTGCTGGGAATGCGCATACACAATACAGTATTTACAAGTTACGGGTTGTGCCGCTTGGCTACGGACACGCAGCTGCTTATTCACAATAATGACGGGGTGAGCTTGACTGACGCGGCTCATGGGATGTTGATGGGGCGGGCTTTGATCAGTCAAAGTCGCGGTTGGTGAGGACCAGCGGAGCCGCTAGGGTCCACACGTACAGGGCGATGCAGATCCAGCTGGACGAGATCTTCACCCACACCGATGGCCACTTGCTGGTCATGGTCGCGTAGGTGGCGTCAGGGCTGGGGTAGGATAGAGGGACAGGATGATTGAGGAGATGGCTTTAAAAGGCTCATCATGATCAATTGTTATTAAAGGATCAAGAAATATCTACAAATACTCCTCAGGGGAAAATTATGATCTAGCCAATGgaacacacaagaaaacaaaaaaccaTTGGGGTGCACATTCAAATGAACAATGTCAGTCGGACACATACCTGTACCAGTTGGTGAGGGTCATCATGATGTAGAGGGAGGCCAGGAACAGCATGAAGTGGAAGAAGGAGTAGCTGTAGGTGATGCCGTCCTTCTCATTGTCCACGGCGCGGTTCATACCATCTCCCTCCTCAAAGCTCTCGGCGTGCGAAGGCCCATCCTCGATCAGGGCTGATTCATCGCTGGTCAGGGTCAGCTTGTTTACTTGGGTGTTGGAGGAGTTGCGAATGCTGCCGTGGGGCAAAACAGAAATGCAGGTGTTATTCAATGACAATGAAAAGATCAAAGTGAAAGGAGACTGGAAAAGGATTCCCAAAACTCAATGTCTCAAGACAGGCTTTGTTGGTTGGCTGAGTTTAATCAAAGTGCTGGCCTTTAAATTCCATTAAAGCTCTGGTTTTTAAGGGCACATCTCTAGAATGGGTTTATACAAAGTCTTGGCCTACAACTGAATATTTGATCAGAGATTCACTGCTGAAAGTCAAATGCAGTCAAGGACTTTTTTTGGAGTTTTTTGAAGGATTAAGTCTAAAATAACATGGGACCAGTATGACTTTAACCAATCAGGGGTGTGTTTCTTGAAAGCGTTGTTGTCTAACCACCACCGGAAACTCGGTTGTTACAACCGTGGGTTCAACAATTTGGTGCTTTTTTCTAAAGCGTCGTACcaacgataataataataataaaactttatttatatagcacctttcatgcaaaagaatgcagctcaaagtgcttaacgatcaaacacaaacatggtaGCAAAGTTGGGTTGTTGGAACTACTGCTTGCGACTAGTAGTTAGAGGTGTAGTTCCTGGATAGTTTGACAAAACTGACCACCAGCATGGGAACACCAGGGATTTAATGTTTACTTTGAGAGAAAAAAGTCAATGTCAATACCCATGTTACTGGATCTTATTACCACTGAACTACTATGCATGTGCAGGTAG
Above is a genomic segment from Clupea harengus chromosome 15, Ch_v2.0.2, whole genome shotgun sequence containing:
- the hsf2 gene encoding heat shock factor protein 2 isoform X3, with the translated sequence MKHNSNVPAFLTKLWTLVEDSDTNEFICWSQEGTSFLVLDEQRFAKEILPKFFKHNNMASFVRQLNMYGFRKVMHIDTGIVKQERDGPVEFQHPYFKHGQDDLLENIKRKVSTSRPEENKVRQEDLSKILSSVQNVHGKQDSLDSRLATLKRENEALWGEITDLRQKHTNQQQVIKELVQFIFTLVQNNRILNLKRKRPLLLNSNGKKSKFIHQIYDEHADHSKGSVNGLGGLKNSADISEDVIICDVTTEDSEIVTESSRALDQMDFEIIEVTEGNTVTPTTLTEEDDPAVESEELCRSMTDGLPTSSALQLNKPCSLSQEDPVKMMDSILKESGAISQNINLLGKVELMDYLDSIDCSLEDFQAMLYGKHFSIEPDILEATDGPKGTIELFSKEGKLDSDNAADKQLIQYTTCPLLAFLDGCTPLTPTDPETPAPLTTSTGSRFSTTSALSTSLLDTDSLVGIGSGTVPEDGPPADLLAAPTESEEKRRSTLIRLEPLTEAEASEATLFYLCELNPEGDEVESTLPLDL
- the hsf2 gene encoding heat shock factor protein 2 isoform X1 gives rise to the protein MKHNSNVPAFLTKLWTLVEDSDTNEFICWSQEGTSFLVLDEQRFAKEILPKFFKHNNMASFVRQLNMYGFRKVMHIDTGIVKQERDGPVEFQHPYFKHGQDDLLENIKRKVSTSRPEENKVRQEDLSKILSSVQNVHGKQDSLDSRLATLKRENEALWGEITDLRQKHTNQQQVIKELVQFIFTLVQNNRILNLKRKRPLLLNSNGKKSKFIHQIYDEHADHSKVCAQGSVNGLGGLKNSADISEDVIICDVTTEDSEIVTESSRALDQMDFEIIEVTEGNTVTPTTLTEEDDPAVESEELCRSMTDGLPTSSALQLNKPCSLSQEDPVKMMDSILKESGAISQNINLLGKVELMDYLDSIDCSLEDFQAMLYGKHFSIEPDILEATDGPKGTIELFSKEGKLDSDNAADKQLIQYTTCPLLAFLDGCTPLTPTDPETPAPLTTSTGSRFSTTSALSTSLLDTDSLVGIGSGTVPEDGPPADLLAAPTESEEKRRSTLIRLEPLTEAEASEATLFYLCELNPEGDEVESTLPLDL
- the hsf2 gene encoding heat shock factor protein 2 isoform X2, translating into MKHNSNVPAFLTKLWTLVEDSDTNEFICWSQEGTSFLVLDEQRFAKEILPKFFKHNNMASFVRQLNMYGFRKVMHIDTGIVKQERDGPVEFQHPYFKHGQDDLLENIKRKVSTSRPEENKVRQEDLSKILSSVQNVHGKQDSLDSRLATLKRENEALWGEITDLRQKHTNQQQVIKELVQFIFTLVQNNRILNLKRKRPLLLNSNGKKSKFIHQIYDEHADHSKVCAQGSVNGLGGLKNSADISEDVIICDVTTEDSEIVTESSRALDQMDFEIIEVTEGNTVTPTTLTEEDDPAVESEELCRSMTDGLPTSSALQLNKPCSLSQEDPVKMMDSILKESGAISQNINLLGKVELMDYLDSIDCSLEDFQAMLYGKHFSIEPDILEATDGPKGTIELFSKEGKLDSDNADKQLIQYTTCPLLAFLDGCTPLTPTDPETPAPLTTSTGSRFSTTSALSTSLLDTDSLVGIGSGTVPEDGPPADLLAAPTESEEKRRSTLIRLEPLTEAEASEATLFYLCELNPEGDEVESTLPLDL